In Candidatus Omnitrophota bacterium, a genomic segment contains:
- the rlmN gene encoding 23S rRNA (adenine(2503)-C(2))-methyltransferase RlmN: protein MPVPEEKINMRDIAGLDLEGLKNSLGQWKVPGFHARQILGWIYQKGVIDFEKMSDLPQVLRERLKDNFSVCDMELVCCDESSDGTRKYLFKLRDGNTAEAVLIPTPDRVTGCISSQVGCKFKCAFCASGMLGFKRNLEVAEIMGEVLYLKNNSPDGRLTHIVFMGTGEPMENYDNVLKAIRIINAEYGLNIGIRRITISTSGIIPGIKRLSEEGLQVELSVSLHCPDDKTRSKLMPVNKVYPLRELMDACREYISRTNRQVTFEYVLIKNVNSDIASADKLSKLLSGLNCKVNLIPSNSVKAGQFLPPNKSDILLFRDRLAKSGTHVTLRKSRGQDIDAACGQLRLRYEKE, encoded by the coding sequence GTGCCTGTCCCGGAAGAGAAGATAAATATGCGGGATATTGCCGGATTAGACCTGGAGGGTTTGAAGAATTCCCTGGGTCAATGGAAAGTCCCCGGGTTTCATGCCCGGCAGATCCTGGGATGGATCTACCAGAAAGGCGTCATCGATTTTGAGAAAATGAGCGATCTCCCGCAAGTATTGCGGGAGAGGTTGAAAGATAATTTTTCCGTCTGCGATATGGAGTTGGTTTGCTGCGATGAATCCAGCGACGGCACCAGAAAATACCTTTTCAAACTAAGAGACGGCAATACCGCGGAAGCGGTATTGATCCCTACTCCGGATAGGGTCACCGGATGCATCTCCAGCCAGGTAGGCTGTAAATTCAAATGCGCCTTTTGCGCCAGCGGGATGCTCGGGTTTAAAAGAAACCTCGAGGTCGCGGAGATCATGGGCGAGGTCCTTTACTTGAAGAACAATTCTCCGGACGGCAGGCTTACTCATATAGTTTTTATGGGGACAGGCGAGCCGATGGAGAATTACGACAATGTCCTGAAAGCGATCCGGATCATTAATGCCGAATACGGGCTTAATATCGGCATACGCAGGATCACTATATCCACTTCCGGGATTATCCCGGGCATCAAACGTCTGTCTGAAGAGGGGCTGCAGGTGGAATTATCCGTATCGCTGCATTGCCCTGACGACAAAACCCGCTCAAAATTGATGCCGGTGAACAAGGTTTATCCTTTAAGGGAATTGATGGACGCCTGCAGGGAGTATATATCCAGGACGAACCGGCAGGTCACTTTTGAGTACGTGCTGATCAAGAATGTTAATTCGGATATCGCCAGTGCTGACAAATTATCCAAATTACTGTCCGGGTTGAACTGTAAAGTTAACCTGATCCCTTCAAATTCGGTAAAAGCGGGGCAGTTCCTGCCGCCGAATAAATCGGATATACTGCTTTTCCGCGACCGGCTTGCTAAATCCGGGACGCATGTTACTCTACGTAAGTCCCGCGGGCAGGATATCGATGCCGCCTGCGGTCAATTGAGGCTTAGATATGAAAAAGAATAA
- a CDS encoding class II aldolase/adducin family protein — MDKEKLLKKEIIGVGRKLHASGFLTARAGNLSCRLGNDMLITASGSCLGDLTPADIVKTGIFAQAPYKGPKKPSSELPVHSLIYREFPDNKIVLHCHPPLANAYFAVYPSLKVLTFETRYYLGDVPVVEQGTLTVRKPRLVIAALKQNSLAVIRSHGVFAIGNDFQAALERVEILEEAVRVAAVARIFKKESLDVLDRRIKKCLSRKRR, encoded by the coding sequence ATGGACAAGGAAAAGCTGTTGAAAAAAGAGATAATCGGCGTCGGCAGAAAGCTGCACGCCAGCGGGTTTTTAACCGCCCGGGCGGGTAATTTAAGCTGTCGGTTGGGTAATGATATGCTTATCACTGCCAGCGGTTCATGTTTAGGGGATTTAACCCCGGCGGATATAGTTAAAACCGGTATTTTTGCGCAAGCCCCGTATAAGGGCCCCAAAAAGCCGAGTTCGGAATTGCCCGTGCACAGCCTGATCTATCGCGAATTCCCCGATAATAAGATAGTCCTGCATTGTCATCCGCCTCTGGCCAACGCGTATTTTGCTGTTTATCCGTCGCTTAAGGTGTTGACTTTTGAGACCAGATATTACCTGGGCGATGTTCCGGTAGTAGAGCAAGGGACGCTTACAGTGCGCAAGCCGCGGCTGGTGATCGCGGCATTGAAACAGAACAGCCTTGCGGTGATCAGGAGCCACGGCGTGTTCGCCATTGGCAATGATTTTCAGGCAGCCCTGGAACGGGTGGAGATATTGGAAGAAGCTGTGCGTGTGGCCGCGGTAGCCAGGATCTTCAAGAAAGAGTCTCTGGATGTATTGGACAGGCGGATCAAAAAGTGCCTGTCCCGGAAGAGAAGATAA